In the Polyangiaceae bacterium genome, one interval contains:
- a CDS encoding deoxyhypusine synthase family protein: MKKTLASRVSAAPKVRPAAISGKEKTHDLLMAAFPAYAGRQVREAYSLMRATVKEGAATFLTLSGAMTPAGIHSSSIIPLIERGLIDAITTTGANLYHDAHRVIGHAVHEIDPHSGDLELRQARCIRIYDLAFPEQALLDCDRVFSAMLRKPEFQKRMGTAELHRLLGKEMDALERRLGVKQPSLLSTAYRHDVPIFVGAVQDGSIFLNVVKLRALLGEEFRCEVDPILDVYEMSALQHYCQSQLKKKLAVWMLGGGVPKNYTLQGEPLLGQIFDIPTRGFDIDVQICVDVADNGALSPATAAEGHTWGKTSAESVQTGSVYCRADVTAVMPFIAHALLGDPKMKKRGLRLATHLDRARQLLDREVQKRRSALLSTLDFAGVSPSKSASRKRVSSAKPSRKRATPTKKRTGASSSRRRRG; encoded by the coding sequence ATGAAGAAGACCCTCGCGTCACGCGTCAGCGCGGCTCCCAAGGTTCGCCCTGCCGCCATCTCCGGCAAGGAGAAGACCCACGATCTGCTGATGGCAGCATTCCCGGCCTACGCCGGACGTCAGGTGCGTGAAGCGTACAGCTTGATGCGGGCCACGGTGAAAGAGGGCGCAGCGACGTTCTTGACCCTCAGCGGAGCCATGACGCCCGCGGGGATTCATTCCTCGAGCATCATCCCTTTGATCGAGCGTGGACTGATCGACGCGATCACCACCACCGGGGCGAACCTCTATCACGACGCCCACCGCGTGATTGGCCACGCCGTGCACGAGATCGACCCGCACTCGGGCGACCTGGAGCTGCGGCAGGCGCGCTGCATTCGCATCTACGACTTGGCCTTTCCCGAGCAGGCGCTCTTGGACTGCGACCGCGTGTTCTCGGCGATGCTGCGCAAGCCCGAGTTCCAAAAGCGCATGGGCACGGCGGAGCTGCACCGTCTGTTGGGCAAGGAAATGGACGCGCTGGAGCGGCGTTTGGGTGTGAAACAGCCCTCGCTGCTCTCTACCGCCTATCGCCACGACGTGCCCATCTTCGTCGGCGCGGTGCAGGACGGGTCCATATTCCTGAACGTGGTGAAGCTGCGTGCCCTGCTGGGGGAGGAGTTCCGCTGTGAAGTGGACCCCATCCTGGACGTGTACGAGATGAGCGCCCTGCAGCACTACTGCCAGAGCCAGCTCAAGAAAAAGCTGGCCGTCTGGATGTTGGGTGGCGGCGTGCCGAAGAACTACACGCTGCAGGGCGAGCCGCTGCTGGGTCAGATCTTCGACATTCCCACTCGGGGCTTCGACATCGACGTACAGATCTGCGTGGACGTGGCCGACAACGGCGCGCTGTCACCCGCGACGGCCGCCGAAGGACACACCTGGGGCAAGACTAGCGCCGAGAGCGTGCAGACCGGCAGCGTGTACTGTCGCGCAGACGTCACGGCGGTGATGCCCTTCATCGCGCACGCGCTGCTCGGGGATCCGAAGATGAAGAAGCGCGGGCTTCGCCTCGCCACGCACTTGGATCGCGCGCGTCAGCTGCTCGATCGCGAAGTGCAGAAGCGACGCAGCGCGCTGCTCTCCACCCTGGACTTCGCCGGCGTGTCGCCGTCCAAGTCAGCGTCGCGCAAGCGTGTGTCTTCAGCCAAGCCGTCGCGCAAGCGCGCCACACCGACGAAGAAGCGCACTGGGGCGTCGAGCTCACGCCGACGTCGAGGCTAG
- a CDS encoding metallophosphoesterase gives MAPPDLGSVLWATLAAYAGVVLIGGLLRSRVYAIFRLITLGLYGLIFWGLARAWLATPLWPVFLYLHASVYLHSLMLVRPRLFPWLYRALVSIPNSYFAATMLLSWPWAVVSALGFAPWGFWLPAVVALFGVGQSLFTRPSEVHLVLDGDDRGQLARCEFGEGRAARPLSLMQITDPHLGPFMSVARLRAICEHIVERKPDLVLLTGDYLTMESQRDPSHLRESLLPLRALPGRCFACFGNHDHEAPETVKRALADAGVQLLVDDATIVQTDAGVVQILGMDYHYRDRAQKMRAVLERHPRVSGAMRLVLLHHPGAFRELVEGEADLVLSGHTHGGQVGLLSLGLHVTMLRLLMNSPDHGFWSQGRNRLYVHRGTGHYGFPLRVGVPAEQSLVHVHRGDIGAA, from the coding sequence ATGGCGCCTCCGGATCTAGGCAGTGTGCTGTGGGCCACGCTCGCCGCATATGCAGGCGTCGTGCTCATCGGCGGGCTGCTCCGCAGCCGGGTGTACGCCATCTTCCGCTTGATCACGCTCGGGCTGTACGGACTCATCTTTTGGGGACTTGCCCGTGCCTGGCTAGCCACACCGCTGTGGCCGGTTTTTCTATACCTGCACGCCAGCGTGTACCTGCATTCGCTGATGTTGGTGCGGCCCCGGCTCTTTCCGTGGCTGTACCGCGCGCTGGTGAGCATCCCGAACTCCTACTTCGCCGCCACCATGTTGCTATCGTGGCCCTGGGCAGTGGTGTCGGCCCTGGGCTTCGCGCCTTGGGGGTTCTGGCTGCCCGCCGTCGTCGCGCTATTCGGCGTGGGGCAAAGCCTTTTCACGCGGCCGTCGGAGGTGCATCTGGTGCTGGATGGGGATGACCGCGGTCAGCTGGCGCGCTGCGAGTTCGGCGAAGGACGGGCCGCGCGACCGCTGTCGTTGATGCAGATCACCGATCCGCATCTGGGCCCCTTCATGAGCGTGGCGCGACTGCGCGCCATCTGCGAGCACATCGTCGAGCGCAAGCCAGATCTCGTGCTCTTGACCGGGGACTACCTCACGATGGAATCCCAGCGCGATCCGAGCCACTTGCGCGAATCCTTGCTGCCACTACGCGCACTGCCCGGGCGCTGCTTCGCGTGTTTCGGCAATCATGACCACGAGGCACCGGAGACCGTGAAACGCGCCTTGGCGGACGCCGGCGTGCAGCTCCTGGTCGATGACGCGACGATCGTCCAGACGGATGCGGGCGTCGTCCAGATCCTCGGCATGGACTACCACTACCGAGATCGAGCGCAGAAGATGCGGGCGGTGCTCGAACGCCATCCGCGCGTGAGCGGCGCCATGCGTCTGGTGTTGCTCCACCACCCTGGGGCTTTTCGCGAGCTGGTGGAAGGCGAGGCCGACTTGGTGCTCTCGGGTCACACCCACGGGGGTCAAGTTGGCCTGCTGAGCTTGGGATTGCACGTCACGATGCTCCGCTTGCTGATGAACAGCCCGGACCATGGCTTCTGGTCCCAGGGACGCAATCGGCTCTACGTTCACCGCGGGACCGGTCACTACGGCTTCCCCCTGCGCGTCGGCGTGCCGGCCGAGCAGAGCTTGGTTCATGTCCATCGTGGTGATATTGGGGCGGCATGA
- a CDS encoding alkaline phosphatase family protein, with translation MSHALSNRSSLPILAAGLMLLGCSSSSSEDGAQEPKVPRPDDAVALAARQACEFQSGALPQDTLGASDPIAKGIPVDHIFVLMLENRSFDHYFSQLPAYGVSDVTVADSSFTNLDQNGQAVSWHHETDYCVRDPHHSWKSSHSQWADGKNDGFVMDNEPKGARAMGYFDASDLPFYYALASQFSIGDRYFCSMLGPTWPNRMYLYSGSSHGLTENTLPVDVQGANIFAALADKGVEWKVYRTNLPPAAMFLDTWLASTRGCSDPEAGPCRLAEIDSLLPDLASGKLPPVVFIDPEYSTGIMETSEHPPANPHHGQRFTWEIVNALTKSPVWKNSVLFITYDEHGGFADHVAPPKACHPGDREPDDTSGATFDQLGFRVPLIVVSPYAKKGFVSHVDRDHTAVLRFIQAKHGIGAFTKRDANSDALMDMFDFATPPNLEPPSFSEPAIDPAKVEACKQAFPGGT, from the coding sequence GTGAGCCACGCCTTGTCGAATCGTTCTTCGCTCCCGATCCTGGCCGCAGGCTTGATGCTCCTCGGCTGCTCGTCTTCGTCCTCCGAAGACGGCGCCCAGGAACCGAAGGTGCCGCGTCCTGACGACGCCGTGGCCCTGGCGGCGCGGCAGGCTTGTGAGTTTCAAAGCGGCGCACTCCCTCAAGACACGCTGGGCGCGTCGGACCCCATCGCCAAGGGCATTCCCGTCGATCACATCTTCGTGTTGATGCTGGAGAATCGGTCCTTCGACCACTACTTCTCGCAGCTGCCCGCCTACGGCGTTTCAGACGTCACCGTGGCGGACAGCAGCTTCACCAACCTGGATCAGAACGGGCAGGCCGTGAGCTGGCACCACGAGACTGACTACTGTGTGCGAGACCCGCACCACAGCTGGAAGTCCAGTCATAGCCAGTGGGCCGACGGCAAGAACGACGGTTTTGTGATGGACAACGAGCCGAAGGGCGCTCGCGCCATGGGCTACTTCGACGCGAGCGATCTGCCCTTCTACTACGCGCTCGCATCCCAGTTTTCGATCGGCGACCGCTACTTCTGCTCCATGCTCGGGCCTACCTGGCCCAATCGCATGTACCTGTACTCGGGCTCCAGCCACGGACTGACCGAGAACACGTTGCCCGTCGACGTCCAGGGCGCCAACATCTTCGCCGCGCTTGCGGACAAGGGAGTCGAGTGGAAGGTTTATCGCACCAACCTTCCACCCGCGGCGATGTTCTTGGACACGTGGTTGGCGAGCACGCGGGGCTGCTCGGATCCGGAAGCAGGACCTTGCCGGCTCGCGGAGATTGACTCGCTATTACCCGATCTGGCTTCGGGCAAGCTGCCGCCGGTGGTGTTCATCGACCCCGAGTACAGCACGGGGATCATGGAGACCAGCGAGCACCCGCCCGCCAACCCTCACCATGGACAACGCTTCACTTGGGAAATCGTGAACGCTCTGACGAAGAGCCCGGTGTGGAAGAATTCGGTGCTGTTCATCACCTACGACGAGCATGGCGGCTTTGCCGACCACGTCGCGCCGCCCAAGGCTTGTCACCCGGGAGATCGTGAGCCCGACGACACGAGCGGTGCAACCTTCGATCAGCTCGGATTCCGGGTTCCACTCATCGTGGTGTCTCCCTACGCCAAGAAGGGATTCGTGTCCCACGTCGATCGCGACCACACCGCGGTGCTGCGCTTCATCCAGGCCAAGCATGGGATCGGTGCCTTCACCAAGCGAGACGCGAACTCCGACGCGCTGATGGACATGTTCGACTTCGCCACGCCGCCGAATCTGGAGCCGCCCAGCTTTTCCGAGCCGGCCATCGATCCGGCGAAGGTGGAGGCTTGCAAGCAAGCATTCCCGGGTGGGACCTGA
- a CDS encoding cytochrome c peroxidase — translation MEQAVARRDVAGARRAYLDARSAFRRLLPFASLLKYSSSLESEADEPDETPADLGFRPLGKALLSEPPDFVAAGKALKRSAPAARLAVSEATVMSLREDMLALSSSRAVFRWGQLLDGSRAETSAEARIDVLDAGEALVRHARRISELSAGLPGKGAGSVPDGGTSSKTRKPSNAKPAGPAELVRAARAFDAWLGQRRKEPDANFQHKLEGLSLSAELGAAFREVFSERGAKVPAPFAALHPPREHPDAVSVATFPRLPGRRPHPLRVALGKRLFFDKRLSNHGDRSCASCHLERFALSSGPKRPAKFDGTRLSRDVPGLWNTAYEAMFFWDGRASTLSRQIQIAVESDMGGDWTEIVDRLKGDPNFAREMFEVFGSNMTAGSLRAAMAEYERTLVSASTPFDRYVRGERDALTTEQLRGFDVFYGVARCSRCHKLPLTSGTAPPRFVTSELSVVGVPVAPKQKRVDPDPGRGAITKRPEHAHAFKVPTLRHLTATAPYFHNGAFRSLEEVVDFYAAGSAAGLELELPQLDPDAGAFSLTSDERRTLLAFLRDGLGGPPTP, via the coding sequence ATGGAGCAAGCCGTTGCACGACGGGACGTTGCCGGCGCGCGCCGCGCTTATCTCGACGCGCGCAGCGCTTTTCGGCGTCTGTTGCCCTTTGCGAGTCTGTTGAAGTACTCGTCGAGTCTGGAATCCGAGGCTGACGAGCCAGACGAAACCCCCGCGGACCTCGGCTTTCGTCCTCTGGGCAAGGCGCTGCTCTCCGAGCCGCCGGATTTCGTCGCAGCCGGCAAGGCGTTGAAGCGGAGTGCCCCTGCAGCGCGACTGGCAGTCAGCGAAGCGACCGTCATGTCGCTGCGTGAAGACATGCTCGCCCTCTCGTCGAGTCGAGCGGTGTTCCGTTGGGGGCAGTTGTTGGACGGTTCGCGCGCCGAGACCTCTGCCGAAGCGCGGATTGACGTGCTGGACGCCGGCGAGGCGTTGGTACGCCACGCACGTCGGATCAGCGAGCTGAGCGCCGGGTTGCCTGGCAAGGGCGCGGGGTCGGTTCCCGACGGCGGGACGTCTTCGAAAACGCGCAAGCCTTCGAACGCCAAGCCCGCCGGGCCTGCGGAACTGGTGCGCGCCGCGCGGGCTTTCGATGCGTGGCTGGGCCAGCGGCGCAAAGAACCGGATGCGAACTTCCAGCACAAGCTCGAGGGGCTGTCCCTCAGCGCGGAACTCGGCGCGGCCTTTCGCGAGGTATTCTCAGAACGCGGCGCGAAAGTGCCGGCACCCTTCGCCGCCCTGCATCCACCGCGCGAACATCCCGACGCCGTCAGTGTTGCCACGTTTCCCCGCCTGCCGGGACGGCGCCCACATCCGCTGCGAGTCGCCTTGGGCAAACGGCTGTTCTTCGACAAACGCCTGAGTAATCACGGTGACCGCAGCTGCGCCAGCTGCCACTTGGAGAGGTTCGCGCTGTCGTCAGGCCCAAAGCGCCCGGCGAAGTTCGACGGGACCCGATTGTCGCGTGACGTGCCTGGCCTGTGGAACACCGCCTACGAAGCAATGTTCTTCTGGGACGGCCGCGCGAGCACGCTCTCGCGTCAGATTCAGATCGCCGTGGAAAGCGACATGGGCGGTGATTGGACCGAGATCGTCGACCGCCTGAAGGGCGACCCGAATTTCGCTCGGGAGATGTTCGAGGTCTTCGGCTCCAACATGACGGCCGGTAGCCTTCGCGCTGCCATGGCGGAGTACGAACGCACTCTGGTATCCGCGAGCACGCCCTTCGATCGCTACGTTCGCGGTGAGAGGGATGCCTTGACGACGGAACAGCTTCGCGGCTTCGACGTGTTCTACGGCGTTGCTCGCTGTAGTCGCTGTCACAAGCTACCGCTCACGAGCGGCACGGCCCCACCACGCTTCGTGACCTCGGAGCTCTCGGTGGTCGGTGTCCCCGTGGCTCCCAAGCAGAAGCGTGTCGATCCGGATCCGGGACGAGGCGCCATCACGAAGCGCCCCGAGCATGCTCACGCCTTCAAGGTGCCGACCTTGCGGCACCTGACGGCAACCGCTCCCTACTTCCACAACGGCGCGTTCCGCAGCCTGGAGGAAGTCGTCGACTTCTACGCCGCGGGCAGCGCTGCGGGGCTGGAACTGGAACTCCCGCAGCTGGATCCCGATGCCGGGGCGTTCTCCCTGACGAGCGACGAACGCCGAACCCTGCTCGCCTTCCTTCGAGACGGACTTGGCGGTCCGCCCACGCCGTAA
- a CDS encoding CotH kinase family protein — protein MQRLLYTTGLLLALASAACSGSEQGMPDEGSGGTAGGKADSTRQLKDDFFGSKSIYLIDIRGWGASTTPATATTSPGAKLGIYRSDVDAATACPSSPKKKDRLHSTQAFTLARSDDAEAQTAKPSLEIAFTDPNERFYDMRALPLSAMASDPSQMREALTLHLLARAKVPAPRQTYVKLCIDGDYRGLFSLIENVDKGFLQEHFDANDEGSLYRGREAPSDLGAADLSLRLPAQGQSPGSAYAGEGAAEGAPGTYQLRSNTGPDNPASYQSYDDLARLVRIVHAADIPGGEVRFNTDAYRESVESIFDVRTFLRWAGVNSLLGGWDNYWARAENYFLYNSGRDGAETEFMSAPYFHFVPWNYVHAFGTDASGVDWARAHVLDFESASPGASSPARPLITLLLRNDSFKAYYLDHLRQFTAKRFTVSEIQDLIDDGAGKGFWPRIARAVALEAPGPNAAAKTGRPFTTASIEAHVFSDESVKALGFDAPAPLAFVAKRQSEVQAQLGALSAEFPAGASQVDFPEGPRALPAELEDTFECPIFDDPVSEGKLDSDALTEASGLAVSRKHPGVVWMHNDSGSAAELFAVGIDGGKDLGQYQLPTATAIDWEDMAIGPGPIEGEHYLYVADTGDIDGSREQVTVYRVPEPDQLLGSGSLSGVTALEFEYPNGKAYDAETLLVDPLTADIYLVSKNPDGKSRVFLASAPHTSGTRLLTEVASLEFGKSPLGGSAKVTAGDIAPYGELIVLRTLDRAYAFRRVPGQSMAEVLQGTPCKLPLHAEPQGEAIGFSPDGLGYFTVSEGAGAWIYTYPRFPTLL, from the coding sequence ATGCAGCGGCTGCTCTACACGACTGGTTTGCTCCTGGCCTTGGCCAGCGCGGCCTGCAGCGGGTCTGAGCAAGGCATGCCGGACGAAGGCAGCGGCGGCACGGCAGGAGGGAAGGCCGACAGCACGCGCCAACTCAAGGACGACTTCTTCGGTTCGAAGTCCATCTACCTGATCGACATTCGCGGCTGGGGCGCCTCGACGACCCCGGCGACCGCCACGACTTCTCCCGGCGCGAAGCTCGGCATCTATCGTTCCGACGTCGACGCCGCCACGGCCTGCCCGTCGAGCCCGAAGAAGAAGGATCGACTGCACTCCACCCAAGCCTTCACCTTGGCTCGGAGCGACGACGCAGAAGCGCAGACGGCGAAGCCGTCCCTCGAGATCGCTTTCACGGATCCCAACGAGCGCTTCTACGACATGCGTGCTCTGCCGCTCTCGGCCATGGCCAGTGACCCATCCCAGATGCGCGAAGCGCTCACGCTGCATCTGCTCGCGCGCGCCAAGGTCCCTGCGCCGCGTCAGACCTACGTCAAGCTCTGCATCGACGGCGACTACCGAGGCCTGTTCTCCCTGATCGAGAACGTGGACAAGGGCTTTCTGCAAGAGCACTTCGATGCCAACGACGAAGGCAGCCTGTACCGAGGCCGCGAGGCACCATCCGATCTCGGTGCTGCCGATCTGAGCCTGCGGCTGCCGGCACAGGGCCAATCCCCAGGCAGCGCCTACGCCGGCGAGGGCGCCGCGGAGGGCGCTCCCGGGACCTACCAGCTACGGAGCAACACGGGGCCCGACAACCCCGCCAGCTATCAAAGCTACGACGATCTCGCGCGTCTCGTGCGCATCGTACACGCAGCGGACATTCCCGGCGGCGAAGTGCGCTTCAACACCGACGCCTATCGCGAAAGCGTGGAGAGCATCTTCGACGTCCGCACGTTCCTACGCTGGGCCGGCGTCAATAGCTTGCTCGGCGGCTGGGACAACTACTGGGCCAGAGCGGAGAACTACTTCCTCTACAACTCCGGTCGCGATGGTGCGGAGACGGAGTTCATGTCGGCTCCCTACTTTCACTTCGTGCCCTGGAACTACGTGCACGCCTTCGGCACCGATGCGTCTGGAGTCGACTGGGCGCGCGCACACGTGCTCGACTTCGAATCGGCGAGCCCTGGCGCGTCCTCACCCGCGCGGCCCCTGATCACGTTGTTGCTCAGGAACGACTCCTTCAAGGCCTACTACCTGGATCACCTGCGTCAGTTCACCGCGAAGCGCTTCACGGTGAGCGAGATCCAAGATCTGATCGACGATGGCGCAGGGAAAGGCTTCTGGCCGCGCATCGCACGGGCTGTGGCCCTGGAAGCGCCCGGCCCCAACGCCGCTGCCAAGACCGGACGCCCCTTCACCACGGCCAGCATCGAGGCCCACGTCTTCTCGGACGAGTCTGTGAAGGCGCTGGGGTTCGACGCGCCGGCGCCGCTGGCGTTCGTGGCGAAACGACAAAGCGAAGTGCAGGCACAGCTCGGCGCCCTGAGCGCCGAGTTCCCCGCGGGGGCGAGCCAGGTCGACTTCCCCGAAGGACCCAGGGCGTTGCCAGCGGAGCTGGAAGACACCTTCGAGTGCCCGATCTTCGACGACCCAGTGAGCGAGGGCAAGCTCGACTCGGACGCGTTGACCGAGGCTTCAGGACTGGCGGTGAGCCGCAAACACCCTGGCGTGGTGTGGATGCACAACGACTCGGGCTCGGCCGCCGAGCTCTTCGCCGTTGGCATCGACGGCGGCAAAGATCTCGGTCAATACCAGCTGCCCACCGCCACGGCCATCGACTGGGAAGACATGGCGATCGGCCCGGGCCCGATCGAGGGAGAGCACTACCTCTACGTTGCCGACACGGGCGACATCGATGGCAGTCGCGAGCAAGTCACGGTCTACCGCGTTCCGGAACCGGATCAGCTACTCGGCTCGGGAAGCTTGAGCGGTGTGACAGCGCTCGAGTTCGAGTACCCGAACGGCAAGGCCTACGACGCCGAAACCCTGCTGGTCGATCCGCTGACGGCGGACATCTACCTCGTGTCCAAGAACCCCGACGGCAAGTCGCGCGTCTTCCTGGCCAGCGCTCCACACACGTCTGGCACCCGATTGCTGACGGAGGTCGCCAGCCTGGAGTTCGGCAAGTCTCCACTCGGTGGCAGCGCCAAGGTCACCGCAGGCGACATCGCACCCTACGGCGAGCTGATCGTGCTGCGGACTTTGGATCGCGCCTACGCATTTCGCCGCGTACCCGGCCAAAGCATGGCCGAGGTGCTCCAGGGAACGCCCTGCAAGCTTCCCTTGCACGCCGAACCGCAAGGAGAAGCGATCGGCTTCTCGCCCGACGGTCTCGGCTACTTCACCGTGAGTGAAGGCGCCGGCGCATGGATCTACACCTACCCGCGCTTTCCGACGCTGCTGTAG
- a CDS encoding PilZ domain-containing protein codes for MRLAASWMSPIARLPASCSSGTPGCARSEIGKHLSWSFESRYPFGVENPFVFSREPRTRPSREIFAQVRSPGAVKDYVLSVRDVSPSGALFELDDLQPPWLRPGRVVELTLVGEGEDGGAEFRGPIARVVNEGPRRVFAVRLDRPCRRSRKYLERAIDDGQTVRPKSAPLP; via the coding sequence ATGCGTCTCGCGGCGAGCTGGATGAGCCCTATCGCGCGGCTGCCCGCGAGCTGCTCGAGCGGCACGCCTGGATGCGCGAGGTCTGAAATCGGCAAACATTTGTCCTGGAGCTTCGAGTCTCGATACCCTTTCGGAGTGGAAAACCCTTTCGTCTTTTCCAGGGAACCGAGAACGCGCCCAAGCCGCGAGATCTTCGCGCAAGTGCGCTCTCCGGGGGCCGTGAAGGACTACGTGCTTTCCGTGCGCGACGTGAGCCCTTCAGGTGCGCTTTTCGAGCTCGACGACCTGCAGCCGCCGTGGCTGCGGCCGGGGCGCGTGGTGGAGCTGACGTTGGTGGGCGAGGGCGAAGACGGTGGTGCTGAGTTCCGTGGGCCCATCGCTCGCGTGGTCAACGAGGGACCAAGGCGCGTGTTCGCCGTGCGTTTGGATCGCCCCTGCCGTCGTTCGCGGAAGTACCTCGAGCGCGCGATCGACGACGGGCAGACCGTGCGACCCAAGTCAGCCCCGCTGCCCTGA
- a CDS encoding serine/threonine-protein kinase — MSLSAASREVVEEEQASRERTSLKTALGLSLLAAVALQLTRNKNAEHWVLTGTVLALAASCIWVMAESRGREIKPGRMLITGVMTVLVVLAAAAHLGVLTPMIAFLIVTVYYNSSGDAPYERVIYGFAAAGYALLILLSYFGVLPLTDSVLAMSEQNNRALLGFGVMGEGLLYATYRMARQNRLATLTAMDRLERAQRQVQQRDALLLEARAEIDGARAASTGRHTGSQVDVFRVEEVIGRGATGEVYRAIHVGSDEPAALKILFPHLLDDVHVARYVREAELTRELDSPYILRVLGSGHTQDGCPFVATELLVGEDLSQHLRDHRIMSLKAVVEMVSQVATGLNVAQENGIVHRDLKPPNLFLTRSAQGGRHWKVLDFGVAALARGEGELTRGAAVGTPNYMSPEQTRGESVDHRSDVFALGAIAYRALTGQPAFAAADSMSTMYRVNHVQPMKPSLLVKLPKDVDLVLALALAKEKDVRFRSASTFAAALRDASRGELDEPYRAAARELLERHAWMREV, encoded by the coding sequence GTGTCCCTCAGCGCCGCCTCCCGCGAGGTGGTCGAGGAAGAGCAGGCTTCGCGCGAGCGCACCAGTCTGAAGACGGCCCTCGGGCTGTCCCTTCTCGCTGCGGTCGCGCTGCAACTGACGCGCAACAAGAATGCGGAGCACTGGGTGCTGACCGGCACCGTCTTGGCCCTGGCGGCCTCCTGCATCTGGGTGATGGCGGAATCTCGCGGCCGCGAGATCAAGCCCGGGCGCATGCTGATCACGGGCGTGATGACGGTGCTGGTCGTGCTGGCGGCCGCCGCGCATTTGGGCGTGCTCACGCCCATGATCGCCTTCTTGATCGTCACCGTCTATTACAACTCCAGCGGAGACGCGCCCTACGAACGAGTGATCTACGGTTTCGCGGCGGCGGGGTACGCGCTGCTCATCTTGCTCTCGTACTTCGGTGTGCTGCCGCTGACCGATTCCGTGCTCGCGATGTCCGAGCAGAACAACCGCGCGCTGCTGGGCTTCGGTGTCATGGGGGAGGGCCTCCTGTACGCCACCTACCGCATGGCACGTCAGAATCGCTTGGCTACGCTGACCGCCATGGACCGCCTCGAGCGCGCACAGCGTCAGGTGCAGCAGCGAGACGCCCTGTTGCTGGAGGCGCGCGCGGAGATCGACGGGGCGCGAGCCGCGAGCACCGGGCGCCATACGGGATCCCAGGTGGACGTGTTCCGTGTGGAGGAAGTGATCGGGCGCGGGGCGACGGGCGAAGTCTATCGTGCAATTCACGTGGGTAGCGACGAGCCTGCAGCGCTCAAGATCCTGTTCCCTCACTTGCTCGACGACGTGCACGTGGCGCGCTACGTGCGAGAGGCGGAGCTGACGCGCGAGCTCGACTCGCCCTACATCTTGCGAGTACTGGGCAGCGGGCACACCCAGGATGGGTGCCCCTTCGTCGCAACGGAGCTACTGGTCGGTGAGGACTTGTCTCAGCACCTGCGTGACCACCGCATCATGAGTCTGAAGGCGGTGGTGGAGATGGTGAGCCAAGTGGCCACGGGCCTGAACGTGGCTCAAGAGAACGGGATCGTGCACCGGGACTTGAAACCGCCGAACCTGTTCCTGACGCGCAGCGCACAGGGCGGGCGCCACTGGAAAGTGCTGGACTTCGGTGTGGCCGCCCTGGCCCGCGGAGAAGGAGAGCTGACCCGCGGCGCGGCAGTGGGAACGCCGAACTACATGTCTCCCGAGCAGACCCGCGGTGAGAGCGTGGATCATCGCTCCGACGTATTTGCGTTGGGCGCCATCGCCTATCGCGCGTTGACGGGGCAGCCCGCCTTTGCCGCTGCGGACTCGATGAGCACGATGTACCGCGTGAATCACGTCCAGCCCATGAAGCCCAGCCTGCTCGTCAAGTTGCCAAAGGACGTGGATCTGGTGCTCGCCCTGGCTCTGGCCAAAGAAAAGGACGTCCGCTTTCGCTCGGCCAGCACTTTCGCGGCTGCGCTGCGGGATGCGTCTCGCGGCGAGCTGGATGAGCCCTATCGCGCGGCTGCCCGCGAGCTGCTCGAGCGGCACGCCTGGATGCGCGAGGTCTGA